A single Bosea sp. PAMC 26642 DNA region contains:
- a CDS encoding IS481 family transposase: MGQVLHGSAKTTHTVRAELQRSQASSAKLARRFGINEKTVRKWRSRAVVEDEPMGPKERRSSVLSAIEEAAIVALRVQARLPLDDVFVALKDVIPHLTRSSLHRCLQRHGISRLPKADREKPKRFKAYEIGYFHIDIAELRYEGGKAYLFVAVDRTSKLVFARIYRKATKLVAAGFLKALLMAVPYRIHTVLTDNGVQFVQHDKKAECGSVAHVFGRVCAERGVEHRLTKPYHPWTNGQAERMVRTIKEATVRAFHYASIDDLRRHVRDWLLAYNYAKQLKALRFKTPLEAIKTISVEKPELFVRQPSHDMLGLNT; this comes from the coding sequence ATGGGCCAGGTTCTTCACGGGAGCGCCAAGACGACGCACACCGTTCGAGCGGAGCTACAGCGATCGCAAGCTTCGTCCGCGAAGCTCGCAAGGCGCTTCGGGATCAACGAGAAGACCGTGAGGAAGTGGCGGTCGCGCGCGGTGGTCGAGGACGAGCCGATGGGCCCTAAGGAGCGACGTAGCTCAGTTCTTTCCGCGATTGAGGAGGCCGCGATCGTGGCGCTGCGCGTCCAGGCCCGTCTGCCGCTGGACGACGTCTTCGTCGCGCTGAAGGACGTCATCCCGCATCTGACGCGGTCGTCGCTGCATCGCTGCTTGCAGCGCCATGGCATCTCCCGCCTGCCGAAGGCCGACCGCGAGAAGCCCAAACGGTTCAAGGCCTACGAGATCGGCTACTTCCACATCGACATTGCCGAACTGCGCTACGAGGGCGGCAAGGCCTACCTGTTTGTGGCGGTCGATCGGACCTCCAAGCTCGTCTTCGCCCGGATATACCGGAAGGCGACGAAGCTGGTCGCGGCCGGCTTTCTCAAGGCTTTGCTCATGGCCGTTCCCTACCGGATCCACACCGTGCTGACCGACAACGGTGTTCAGTTCGTCCAGCACGACAAAAAGGCCGAGTGCGGCTCTGTCGCTCATGTTTTTGGGCGGGTCTGTGCCGAGCGCGGCGTCGAGCACAGGCTCACCAAGCCTTATCATCCGTGGACCAACGGCCAGGCCGAGAGGATGGTCCGCACGATCAAGGAGGCGACCGTCCGCGCCTTCCACTACGCCTCGATCGACGACCTGCGACGCCACGTCCGGGACTGGCTGCTCGCCTACAACTACGCCAAACAGCTAAAGGCACTCCGCTTCAAAACGCCACTCGAGGCCATCAAAACCATCAGCGTCGAAAAGCCAGAGCTCTTCGTTCGTCAGCCAAGCCATGACATGCTGGGACTGAACACCTAG
- a CDS encoding amidohydrolase, whose product MNPTRRQTALGGAAGALSALISGSTAAQTAGSGAIAMIADLILVNGRFTTLDQTNPNPQAVAIAGGRFIGTGSEPEMRALAGPATLVVDLGGRRAVPGLIDSHMHIIRGGLNYNMELRWDGVRSLAQAMEMLKKQVAVTPPPQWVRVVGGFTEHQFAEKRLPTLDEINVIAPDTPVFILHLYDRALLNGAALRAAGYTKDTPNPPGGEIQRDNAGNPTGLLLAKPNATILYSTLAKGPKLPPEYQLNSTRHFMREMNRLGVTTVIDAGGGFQNYPDDYAIIEKLHAEGQLTLRIAYNLFTQKPKEELADFAGWAKQVKPGQGDDLYRHNGAGEMLVYSAADFEDFKFERPEMPPSMEGDLEPVVRLLAENRWPWRLHATYNETITRALDVFEKVNRDVPLQGLHWFFDHCETISDRNIDRIAALGGGIAVQHRMMFQGEDFVERYGAKAAERTPPIARMLEAGVPVGAGTDATRVASYNPWVSLAWLVTGKTLGGLKLYPQRNLLDRESALRLWTQANTWFSTEEGKKGQIKAGQLADLVVLDRDYMNVPEDEIQDIESVLTLLGGKVVFGAGDFAPMSPPLPPVMPDWSPVRSFGGYQKRAALDDRKYAFAASCGCASACGVHGHAHATALTAAAPARDEGAFWGALGCSCWAF is encoded by the coding sequence ATGAACCCGACACGCAGACAGACGGCGCTTGGTGGCGCAGCGGGCGCACTTTCGGCCCTTATCAGCGGATCGACCGCCGCCCAGACTGCCGGTTCAGGAGCGATTGCCATGATCGCAGACCTTATTCTTGTAAACGGCCGCTTCACCACGCTCGACCAGACAAACCCAAACCCGCAGGCCGTCGCCATCGCGGGAGGGCGCTTCATCGGCACCGGTTCCGAGCCGGAGATGCGGGCGCTTGCCGGTCCCGCCACGCTGGTGGTCGATCTCGGCGGCCGCCGCGCGGTGCCGGGACTGATCGACAGCCACATGCACATCATCCGCGGCGGGTTGAACTACAATATGGAGCTGCGGTGGGACGGGGTGCGCTCGCTCGCCCAGGCCATGGAGATGCTGAAGAAGCAAGTCGCCGTGACGCCGCCGCCGCAATGGGTGCGCGTCGTTGGCGGCTTCACCGAGCATCAATTCGCCGAGAAGCGTCTGCCGACACTGGACGAGATCAACGTGATCGCGCCGGACACGCCGGTCTTCATCCTGCATCTTTACGACCGGGCTTTGCTCAACGGGGCCGCCCTGCGCGCAGCCGGCTATACCAAAGACACGCCCAATCCGCCGGGCGGCGAGATCCAGCGCGACAATGCCGGCAACCCGACAGGCCTGCTGCTGGCCAAGCCCAACGCCACGATCCTCTACTCGACCCTGGCCAAGGGCCCCAAGCTGCCGCCCGAGTACCAGCTCAACTCCACCCGGCACTTTATGCGTGAGATGAACCGGCTCGGCGTCACCACGGTCATCGACGCCGGCGGCGGCTTCCAGAACTATCCTGACGATTACGCGATCATCGAGAAGCTGCATGCCGAGGGACAGCTTACCCTTCGGATCGCCTACAACCTATTTACCCAGAAACCGAAGGAGGAGTTGGCCGACTTTGCTGGCTGGGCCAAGCAGGTCAAGCCTGGACAGGGTGACGATCTCTACCGCCATAACGGCGCCGGGGAGATGCTGGTCTACTCGGCCGCCGATTTTGAGGACTTCAAGTTCGAACGGCCGGAGATGCCGCCGTCGATGGAGGGGGATCTCGAGCCTGTGGTGCGGCTGCTGGCGGAGAACCGCTGGCCCTGGCGTCTTCATGCCACCTATAACGAGACGATCACGCGGGCCCTCGACGTCTTCGAGAAGGTCAATCGCGACGTGCCGCTGCAGGGCCTGCACTGGTTCTTCGACCATTGCGAGACCATCAGCGACCGAAATATCGACCGCATCGCCGCGCTCGGCGGCGGCATTGCTGTGCAACACCGGATGATGTTCCAGGGCGAGGATTTCGTCGAGCGCTACGGCGCCAAGGCGGCCGAGCGCACGCCGCCGATCGCGCGCATGCTGGAGGCCGGCGTCCCGGTCGGCGCCGGCACGGATGCAACCCGCGTCGCAAGCTACAACCCCTGGGTCTCGCTGGCCTGGCTCGTCACCGGCAAGACGCTGGGCGGCCTCAAGCTCTATCCGCAGCGCAACCTGCTCGACCGCGAGAGCGCGCTCCGGCTTTGGACGCAGGCCAATACCTGGTTCTCGACCGAGGAAGGCAAGAAGGGCCAGATCAAAGCCGGCCAGCTTGCCGACCTTGTCGTGCTCGACCGCGACTATATGAACGTGCCGGAAGACGAGATCCAGGACATCGAGAGCGTGCTGACGCTGCTCGGCGGCAAGGTCGTCTTCGGCGCCGGCGATTTTGCACCGATGAGCCCACCGTTGCCGCCGGTGATGCCGGACTGGTCGCCGGTCAGGAGCTTCGGCGGTTACCAGAAGCGCGCCGCGCTGGACGACCGCAAATACGCATTCGCGGCGTCGTGCGGCTGCGCCAGCGCCTGTGGCGTCCATGGCCACGCTCATGCAACCGCACTGACCGCGGCGGCGCCGGCCCGCGATGAAGGCGCCTTCTGGGGCGCGCTCGGATGCTCGTGCTGGGCCTTCTAA
- a CDS encoding alpha/beta fold hydrolase translates to MTVSYKSQKVGNVDVFYREAGATNAPTLLLLHGFPTSSHMFRELMPLLADRYRVIAPDLPGFGRTKAPARGEFNYTFDNLAKVIEGFTQALKLDRYALYVFDYGAPVGYRLAAAHPERVTALISQNGNAYLDGFSDEWEPWQAYWRDDSAENREACRASLSADVIENWQYRTGTDPRRLGPDGYTLDIALMARPGAEDIQLDLIRDYRTNLERYPEFQAYFRDHQPPFLAVWGRHDPAFIPAGAEAYKRDLPHAEVYLLDTGHFALETHANEIAQFIRVFLGRHL, encoded by the coding sequence ATGACGGTCAGCTACAAGTCCCAAAAGGTCGGCAATGTTGATGTGTTCTACAGGGAGGCCGGTGCGACGAATGCGCCGACGCTCCTCCTGCTTCACGGCTTTCCGACGTCCAGCCACATGTTTCGCGAGCTCATGCCGCTGCTTGCCGACCGCTACCGCGTGATCGCGCCGGATCTGCCAGGCTTTGGCCGCACGAAGGCCCCCGCGCGTGGCGAGTTCAACTACACCTTCGACAATCTGGCCAAAGTTATAGAGGGCTTCACGCAAGCCCTGAAGCTAGACCGCTATGCGCTCTATGTTTTCGACTATGGCGCGCCCGTCGGATACAGGCTGGCGGCCGCGCATCCTGAACGCGTGACGGCGCTGATCAGCCAGAACGGCAACGCCTATCTGGACGGCTTCAGCGACGAGTGGGAACCGTGGCAAGCCTATTGGCGCGACGACAGCGCGGAGAACCGCGAGGCCTGCAGGGCATCGCTTTCCGCAGACGTGATCGAGAACTGGCAGTATCGTACCGGCACCGATCCGCGCCGCCTCGGCCCCGACGGATACACGCTCGACATCGCTTTGATGGCCAGGCCAGGAGCCGAAGACATCCAGCTCGATCTCATTCGAGACTATCGCACCAATCTGGAGCGTTATCCCGAGTTCCAGGCGTATTTTCGTGATCATCAGCCGCCTTTCCTCGCAGTCTGGGGCCGGCACGATCCGGCTTTCATCCCGGCCGGCGCCGAAGCCTATAAGCGCGACCTGCCGCATGCCGAGGTGTATCTGCTCGACACCGGCCACTTCGCGCTCGAGACGCACGCTAACGAAATAGCTCAGTTCATCCGGGTTTTTCTCGGTCGGCACCTTTAA
- a CDS encoding hydrolase yields MPTAVAAPGKALLSPQDHALILIDFQSQMSFATKSIDAVALRNNAALISHAAAGFGVSTILTTVAEKSFSGPMFGEITEAFPGQALLDRTSMNTWEDAGVIDKVNEIGKSRIVLAGLWTSVCIVGPALSALEQGFDVYVIADACGDVSTEAHERAMERMIQAGARPMTALQYLLELQRDWARTGTYDLTTGIAKKLGGAYGLGIVYAKTMFGAQEGH; encoded by the coding sequence ATGCCAACCGCTGTCGCCGCTCCCGGCAAGGCTCTTCTCTCGCCGCAGGACCACGCGCTGATCCTGATCGACTTCCAGTCGCAGATGTCCTTCGCGACCAAGTCGATCGACGCCGTCGCACTGCGCAACAACGCCGCTCTGATCTCGCATGCCGCCGCCGGGTTCGGCGTCTCGACGATCCTGACCACGGTCGCCGAGAAGAGCTTCTCAGGCCCGATGTTCGGCGAGATCACCGAGGCCTTCCCAGGCCAAGCGCTGCTCGACCGAACCTCGATGAATACCTGGGAGGATGCTGGCGTTATCGACAAGGTCAACGAGATCGGCAAGTCACGCATCGTGCTGGCCGGGCTCTGGACCAGCGTCTGCATCGTGGGCCCTGCCCTATCGGCGCTGGAGCAAGGTTTTGATGTCTACGTCATTGCCGACGCCTGCGGCGACGTCTCGACTGAGGCGCATGAGCGCGCCATGGAACGCATGATCCAGGCCGGCGCACGGCCGATGACCGCCTTGCAATACCTGCTCGAACTACAGCGCGACTGGGCCCGCACGGGGACCTACGACCTGACCACCGGCATCGCCAAAAAGCTCGGCGGCGCCTACGGACTCGGCATCGTCTATGCCAAGACCATGTTCGGCGCTCAGGAAGGTCACTGA
- a CDS encoding TetR/AcrR family transcriptional regulator: MKVTKDEIVAAARHLFREKGYAGASMQDLASLVGLRKASLYMRFPNKEALVPEVLALTLRDTFPDARLMTGPWQVAYEAAIRGIAANLSTGKRCVGLHLAYGVGDDTPVAKEAVREFFQSMRTFLSDILARAMPRETADIVAADALIRLEGATLLITVFDDTETMQRTARAVIKDATEAAWAAR, from the coding sequence ATGAAGGTCACGAAGGATGAGATCGTCGCTGCTGCGCGGCATCTGTTTCGCGAGAAGGGATACGCCGGCGCCTCGATGCAGGACCTTGCAAGTCTCGTCGGCTTGCGGAAGGCCTCCCTCTACATGCGTTTCCCCAACAAGGAGGCGCTCGTGCCCGAGGTGCTCGCGCTGACGCTTAGGGACACTTTTCCCGACGCACGTCTCATGACTGGTCCCTGGCAGGTCGCCTATGAAGCAGCTATCCGAGGAATTGCTGCCAATCTCTCGACAGGCAAGCGCTGCGTCGGCCTGCACCTTGCCTATGGCGTCGGTGACGACACTCCCGTTGCGAAGGAGGCCGTCCGGGAATTCTTCCAGTCAATGCGAACTTTCTTGAGCGATATTCTGGCCAGAGCCATGCCTCGGGAAACCGCCGACATAGTCGCTGCCGATGCGCTCATTCGATTGGAGGGCGCGACACTGCTGATCACGGTCTTCGACGATACCGAGACGATGCAACGGACCGCGCGAGCGGTAATCAAGGACGCGACCGAAGCGGCGTGGGCGGCGCGCTGA
- a CDS encoding ATP-binding protein: MSANKLMPGGLSPLASPPARSQLRLAACLSALLIGALLVAAPYARQPTVNTEALLPAYASAVLVVELLTSALLMALFSMHRSRPMLLLAVGYLFSGVMAVPWALTFPGVFDELMLGDALQSTASIAAIRRLGFPLFVIGYAVLSDRKFPPGAARRIILLSIAGVLTIVSLVTLVIVSNDDALPKFMVDARNVSGLWHFVPATAIGLYSIGLVTLGLRRRSMLDIWLMVVLFTLLIEVMLISYISGGIRLSVGWWAGRFYGLASASLVLLVLLSEATTVHARLALSVLAERRARQNRLTAMEALSASIAHEINQPLASMVTNASAGLRWLERDQPRIDKAQAALGRIVSEGHRASKVVTGIRTMFLKGAQEREPLNLNDLIATVLAQCETEARLGRITVSTALANDLPHVVGNPLQLQQVITNLVDNAIDAMRGITDPRQMRVTTQCHEFGEVLVIIADNGAGLAAIEKDRIFDPFYTTKPDGMGMGLMFCRTAVEAHGGRLWASDNAPHGAVFQFTLPASLAKPNDSELVR; this comes from the coding sequence GTGAGCGCGAACAAACTGATGCCCGGCGGGCTCTCGCCGCTGGCATCGCCGCCAGCCAGGAGCCAGTTGCGGTTGGCGGCGTGCCTGTCGGCCCTGCTGATCGGCGCGCTGCTCGTGGCCGCGCCCTACGCGCGCCAGCCCACCGTCAACACCGAGGCTCTGCTGCCCGCCTATGCTTCAGCCGTGTTGGTCGTCGAGCTGCTGACGTCGGCGCTGCTCATGGCACTGTTCTCCATGCATCGTTCCCGGCCGATGCTGCTGCTCGCGGTCGGTTATCTGTTCTCGGGTGTCATGGCAGTGCCGTGGGCGCTGACCTTTCCCGGGGTGTTCGATGAGCTGATGCTTGGAGACGCCCTGCAGAGCACAGCTTCAATTGCGGCGATTAGGCGCCTGGGTTTTCCGCTCTTCGTCATCGGCTATGCGGTGCTGTCCGATCGCAAATTTCCGCCGGGTGCCGCGAGAAGGATCATCCTTCTCAGCATCGCCGGCGTCCTGACGATCGTGAGTCTAGTGACACTGGTCATCGTCTCGAACGACGATGCACTACCGAAATTCATGGTCGATGCACGCAATGTCAGCGGGCTTTGGCACTTCGTGCCTGCGACGGCCATCGGGCTTTATTCAATCGGCCTGGTGACGCTCGGCCTGCGCCGGCGCTCGATGCTCGACATCTGGCTGATGGTCGTCCTGTTTACCCTCCTGATCGAGGTCATGCTGATCTCCTATATCAGCGGGGGCATCCGTTTGAGCGTTGGCTGGTGGGCGGGGCGATTCTATGGATTGGCTTCCGCCAGCCTCGTGTTGCTCGTTCTGTTGTCGGAGGCGACCACGGTCCATGCCCGCCTGGCGCTCTCGGTCCTCGCCGAACGGCGAGCCCGCCAGAACCGGCTGACTGCGATGGAAGCACTTTCGGCGTCGATCGCGCACGAGATCAACCAGCCGCTAGCCAGCATGGTGACGAACGCTTCGGCCGGGTTGCGCTGGCTTGAGCGCGATCAGCCGCGTATCGACAAGGCACAGGCGGCTTTGGGCCGGATCGTTTCGGAAGGTCACCGCGCCAGCAAGGTCGTCACCGGCATCCGCACCATGTTCCTTAAGGGGGCCCAAGAGCGTGAGCCGCTCAATCTCAACGATCTCATCGCAACTGTGCTGGCGCAGTGTGAGACTGAAGCCCGGCTCGGCCGCATCACCGTCTCGACAGCTTTGGCGAACGACTTACCTCACGTTGTCGGCAATCCGCTGCAGTTGCAGCAGGTGATCACCAATTTGGTTGATAATGCCATCGATGCCATGCGCGGCATCACGGACCCGCGCCAAATGCGCGTTACCACTCAGTGCCATGAGTTCGGCGAGGTGCTCGTCATAATCGCCGACAATGGGGCGGGTTTGGCCGCGATCGAGAAGGATCGTATATTTGATCCGTTCTACACGACCAAGCCGGATGGGATGGGCATGGGCTTGATGTTCTGCCGCACTGCTGTTGAGGCACATGGCGGACGACTCTGGGCGTCGGACAATGCGCCGCATGGAGCAGTATTCCAGTTTACGCTGCCTGCCTCTTTAGCGAAGCCAAACGATTCGGAGCTGGTCCGATGA
- a CDS encoding response regulator, translating into MVGLIRALGFVAVGYPSAAAFLGSEHFLHACCLIVDMRMASMSGLELCRHIATSGRALPTILMTAYPDHATRVLAQEIGVRFYLTKPCNPDVLLKALRSTVAD; encoded by the coding sequence ATGGTTGGTCTGATACGGGCTTTAGGCTTCGTGGCGGTCGGTTATCCGAGCGCGGCTGCCTTCCTCGGCTCTGAACACTTTCTCCATGCATGCTGCCTGATCGTGGACATGCGGATGGCCAGCATGAGCGGCCTCGAGCTCTGCCGCCACATCGCCACCTCCGGCCGGGCGCTGCCCACCATTCTGATGACGGCATACCCCGATCACGCGACAAGGGTGTTGGCTCAAGAGATCGGGGTCAGATTCTATCTGACAAAGCCGTGCAATCCCGATGTTCTACTGAAAGCACTGCGCTCGACCGTTGCCGACTGA
- a CDS encoding class II glutamine amidotransferase, with amino-acid sequence MCRFLAYRGKPVLMSDLVCAPAHSLVQQSLHAHEAKTEINGDGFGLGWYGERETPGVFREVRPAWSDENLRSLCEQVRTRLFFAHVRAATSGTVARAACHPFAYGRHLFMHNGQVGGYERIRRRLESHIPDALYAHRQGTGDTEVLFLIALAQGLADDPIGAVQRTLRLTVDVMTEAGIREPLRFSAAYTDGCSIHAYRWSTDSRPPTLYYRDGTSGLIVASEPFDNQTVGWNAIPKNAVLSVHGDGSLTIQPMRVHPNRVGDVTSRPAAAGAAQTH; translated from the coding sequence GTGTGCCGCTTCCTGGCCTACCGGGGCAAGCCGGTCCTGATGTCGGATCTGGTGTGCGCCCCTGCCCATTCTCTCGTCCAGCAGTCCCTGCATGCTCACGAGGCGAAGACAGAGATAAACGGCGACGGTTTCGGCTTGGGCTGGTACGGGGAGCGTGAGACGCCCGGTGTCTTTCGCGAGGTCCGCCCCGCATGGTCTGACGAGAATCTCCGGTCACTCTGCGAACAGGTCCGCACACGGCTATTCTTCGCCCACGTTCGTGCCGCGACTAGTGGGACGGTCGCCAGGGCCGCCTGTCACCCGTTCGCCTATGGACGTCACCTGTTCATGCACAACGGTCAGGTCGGCGGCTATGAGCGGATCAGGCGGCGGCTCGAGAGCCACATACCGGACGCACTCTACGCCCACCGGCAGGGGACAGGTGACACAGAGGTTCTCTTCCTAATCGCGCTGGCTCAGGGGCTTGCTGACGACCCCATCGGGGCCGTGCAACGAACTCTCCGGCTCACCGTCGATGTCATGACGGAGGCAGGCATCCGTGAACCCCTCAGGTTCTCGGCTGCATACACGGATGGGTGTTCGATCCATGCGTACCGTTGGTCAACGGACTCGAGGCCGCCGACCCTCTACTACCGAGATGGGACCTCTGGCCTTATCGTGGCGTCGGAACCGTTCGACAACCAAACGGTCGGATGGAACGCGATCCCAAAGAACGCGGTTCTATCGGTGCATGGGGATGGCTCATTAACCATCCAACCGATGCGAGTGCATCCGAACCGGGTTGGAGACGTCACAAGCCGGCCTGCTGCGGCAGGAGCAGCCCAAACACATTAG
- a CDS encoding response regulator transcription factor, with protein MSKNGSIVFVVDDDPAMRMSLESLLQSVGHTVAAFETAREFRMAPRPDLPSCLVLDVRLPGQSGLEFQREIGRTASPPPIVFITGHGDVPMSVAAMKAGAVEFLTKPFRDQDLIDGVHRAIELDRRRRAKAAMLGELRERVATMTQREREILPLVAAGRMNKQIAQTLQLSEVTVKVHRAQVMQKLKANSVADLVRIADRLAAIEPEAQIDDTIV; from the coding sequence ATGAGCAAGAATGGCTCCATCGTCTTCGTCGTCGATGACGATCCCGCAATGCGGATGTCGCTCGAAAGCCTGCTGCAGTCAGTTGGCCACACGGTTGCGGCCTTCGAAACCGCGCGTGAATTTCGCATGGCTCCGCGTCCGGACTTGCCGAGTTGCCTGGTGCTCGACGTCAGGCTGCCGGGGCAGAGCGGGCTGGAATTCCAGCGCGAAATCGGCCGCACCGCTAGTCCGCCCCCCATCGTCTTCATCACCGGGCATGGCGATGTGCCGATGTCGGTCGCCGCGATGAAGGCGGGTGCGGTCGAGTTCCTGACCAAGCCTTTCCGCGATCAGGATCTGATCGACGGCGTGCACCGCGCCATCGAGCTCGACCGGCGCCGGCGCGCCAAGGCGGCAATGCTGGGGGAGCTGCGCGAGCGCGTCGCGACGATGACGCAGCGCGAGCGCGAGATCCTGCCGCTCGTCGCGGCCGGCCGGATGAACAAGCAGATCGCCCAGACGCTCCAACTCAGCGAGGTTACGGTGAAGGTCCATCGCGCGCAGGTGATGCAAAAGCTCAAGGCGAACTCGGTGGCAGACCTCGTCCGGATCGCAGACAGGCTCGCCGCTATTGAACCCGAGGCTCAGATAGACGACACTATCGTATAA
- a CDS encoding response regulator transcription factor, giving the protein MVDLIMAMGFTAIGFPSAAAFLGSDQFIHVCCLIADMRMAGMSGLELCRRIAASGRTLPTILMTAYPDHATRVLAQEIGVRFYLTKPCNPDELLQALRSTLAG; this is encoded by the coding sequence ATGGTCGATCTGATCATGGCCATGGGCTTCACGGCGATCGGCTTTCCAAGCGCGGCCGCCTTCCTCGGCTCCGATCAATTCATCCATGTGTGCTGCCTGATCGCGGATATGCGCATGGCCGGAATGAGCGGCCTCGAACTCTGCCGGCGCATCGCCGCCTCCGGCAGAACGCTCCCCACCATTCTGATGACGGCATACCCCGATCACGCGACCCGCGTGTTGGCGCAGGAGATCGGGGTCAGATTTTATCTGACTAAACCGTGCAATCCCGATGAGCTGCTGCAAGCACTGCGCTCGACCCTTGCCGGCTGA
- a CDS encoding alpha/beta fold hydrolase, with amino-acid sequence MPTITTKDGVAIFFKDWGPKDAKSIMFHHGWPLSADEWDNQMLFFLSKGYRVVAHDRRGHGRSEQVADGHDMDHYAADASAVVEHLDLRGSVHIGHSTGGGEVARYVARHGEPQGRVAKAVLVSAIPPLMAKAESNPGGLPIAVFDGLRKALADNRAQFFLDLPTGPFYGFNRPGATVSQGAIQNWWRQGMSGGAKAHYDGIKAFSETDQSEDLRAITVPTLVLHGEDDQIVPIAASAHLSVKLLRNGTLKTYPDLSHGMLSTHADLINADLLAFIES; translated from the coding sequence ATGCCGACGATCACCACGAAGGACGGCGTCGCGATCTTCTTTAAGGACTGGGGTCCGAAGGATGCCAAGTCGATCATGTTCCATCACGGCTGGCCGCTGAGCGCCGATGAATGGGACAACCAGATGCTCTTCTTCCTGTCGAAGGGCTATCGCGTCGTTGCTCATGACCGGCGCGGCCACGGGCGCTCGGAACAGGTTGCCGATGGACATGACATGGACCATTACGCCGCCGACGCCTCCGCGGTCGTCGAGCATCTTGACCTGCGTGGATCGGTCCATATCGGCCATTCCACCGGCGGCGGAGAGGTCGCCCGCTATGTCGCGAGGCATGGCGAGCCGCAGGGACGGGTCGCTAAGGCGGTGCTTGTCAGCGCCATCCCACCGCTGATGGCGAAAGCCGAATCCAACCCGGGCGGGCTGCCGATCGCGGTCTTCGATGGATTGCGCAAGGCACTCGCCGATAACCGCGCACAGTTCTTCCTCGATCTGCCGACCGGTCCATTCTACGGCTTCAACCGGCCGGGCGCGACGGTCTCCCAGGGGGCCATCCAGAATTGGTGGCGCCAGGGCATGAGCGGCGGTGCCAAGGCGCATTACGACGGCATCAAGGCCTTTTCCGAGACCGACCAGAGCGAGGACCTAAGGGCAATCACCGTACCCACGCTGGTGCTGCACGGCGAGGACGATCAGATCGTGCCGATCGCCGCTTCGGCCCACCTCTCGGTCAAGCTGCTCAGGAACGGCACGCTCAAGACCTATCCGGACCTCTCGCACGGCATGCTGTCCACCCACGCCGACCTAATCAACGCGGACCTCTTGGCCTTCATCGAAAGCTGA
- a CDS encoding quinone oxidoreductase family protein yields the protein MGYDVGARHIGQKVTSFDLSGSHAELRAVAASRTWLVPDRLDIAAAAALPIAFGTAQHCLFARGELKSGETVLIQAGAGGVGVVAIQLARRAGATVLATVSGSKRAGQLLLRGLDHAIDHRAVDVFEEFKRLTEGRGVDLVVDPVGATLRTSLAVPRSEGRLVFVGNAGGSKLQLDLWPALQANQLPFGVFMGTQFEKPDVYQAVSRMLEQAANGELDAMVDRRFPLAAAAEAHGYAEGRTRLGRVLLVP from the coding sequence GTGGGCTACGATGTCGGCGCCCGTCATATCGGGCAGAAGGTGACCAGCTTCGATCTGTCGGGATCGCATGCCGAGCTGCGCGCCGTTGCCGCCAGCCGGACCTGGCTGGTGCCTGATCGGCTTGACATAGCAGCCGCCGCTGCGCTGCCGATCGCCTTCGGGACCGCCCAGCACTGTCTCTTCGCCCGCGGCGAGCTCAAAAGTGGAGAGACGGTCCTCATACAGGCGGGCGCCGGCGGCGTCGGAGTTGTCGCCATCCAGCTTGCCCGTCGAGCGGGGGCCACCGTGCTGGCAACGGTCTCCGGCTCAAAGCGAGCCGGACAACTGCTCCTGCGAGGCCTCGACCACGCGATCGATCATCGTGCGGTGGACGTTTTCGAAGAGTTTAAGCGTCTGACGGAAGGGCGGGGCGTCGATCTCGTCGTGGATCCGGTCGGCGCGACCCTGCGGACCTCCTTGGCCGTGCCGAGGTCCGAGGGGCGACTGGTATTCGTCGGCAACGCGGGCGGATCGAAGCTTCAACTTGATCTCTGGCCTGCGCTACAGGCGAACCAGTTGCCTTTCGGCGTCTTCATGGGGACGCAATTCGAAAAGCCAGATGTCTATCAAGCGGTGTCTCGCATGCTGGAGCAGGCGGCAAATGGGGAGCTGGACGCGATGGTGGACCGCAGGTTCCCGCTCGCCGCAGCCGCGGAAGCCCATGGCTATGCCGAAGGGCGCACGCGTCTGGGACGTGTCTTGCTCGTTCCGTGA
- a CDS encoding XapX domain-containing protein, whose amino-acid sequence MKLYLMALSAGLLVGVIYSLLNIRSPAPPIVALIGLLGILAGEQIVPVAKRLMAGEKLSLGWLRSECGEHVFGALPARTALNDRASDSGGTPS is encoded by the coding sequence ATGAAGCTGTACCTGATGGCGCTCAGTGCAGGCCTGCTGGTCGGCGTGATCTACAGCCTGCTCAACATACGCTCGCCAGCGCCACCGATCGTGGCGCTGATCGGACTGCTCGGCATTCTTGCCGGCGAGCAAATTGTCCCTGTCGCAAAGCGCTTGATGGCCGGCGAAAAGCTCAGCCTCGGCTGGCTTAGAAGCGAATGCGGCGAGCATGTCTTCGGGGCCTTGCCCGCTCGCACCGCTCTTAACGATCGCGCGAGCGACTCCGGAGGCACACCATCATGA